Proteins from one Nitrospiria bacterium genomic window:
- a CDS encoding CopD family protein has translation MFPILILWFHLIAVVFWFGGMLFQWLVLGPVLLGANSTARDLDIQRKVNQRFKTVRWVSLITLIVTGVMNLLYEGGSARLESDWGGILMIKLFLVAVVIGLSIVLDVVMGSGGRRSLSPNSPASVEWINLGILLFGFLTSLIAIYLARF, from the coding sequence ATGTTTCCAATTTTGATCCTGTGGTTCCATTTAATTGCGGTTGTTTTCTGGTTTGGGGGGATGTTGTTTCAGTGGCTGGTTTTAGGCCCGGTTCTGCTTGGGGCCAATTCGACAGCAAGAGACCTGGACATTCAACGGAAGGTCAACCAGCGATTTAAAACCGTTCGGTGGGTCAGTCTGATTACCTTGATTGTGACCGGGGTAATGAATCTTCTCTACGAGGGAGGGTCCGCCCGGTTGGAGTCCGACTGGGGAGGGATTTTAATGATTAAATTATTTTTGGTTGCCGTTGTGATCGGCTTGAGTATCGTTTTGGATGTGGTGATGGGTTCTGGAGGAAGGAGGTCCCTTTCCCCTAATTCCCCTGCATCAGTAGAATGGATCAATTTAGGAATTCTTCTTTTTGGCTTTTTGACCTCTTTGATCGCAATCTATTTGGCGAGGTTTTAA
- the lgt gene encoding prolipoprotein diacylglyceryl transferase, translating into MPYPQIDPTLVKLGPLQLRWYGLMYAISFILALFFLKKLVVRLKVKMKVEEVPDLVLYAAMGVIFGGRLGYVLFYNFDFYWNHPGRIIAIWEGGMSFHGGLLGVLVAGSLFCWKRGYSFHEVADLAGVVAPMGLFFGRIGNFINGELYGRATDVPWCMVFPTGGDICRHPSQLYQAFLEGATLFTILWVLSRKPLPRGVLFWTMIMGYGGFRFFVEFFREPDAHLGFIMGPFSMGQVLSFPMFGLGFVMLIVLLNKHTPPEEAKMKRKRKKD; encoded by the coding sequence ATTCCCTATCCGCAAATTGATCCAACCCTTGTAAAGCTTGGCCCCCTCCAGCTGCGTTGGTACGGCCTCATGTATGCCATCTCTTTTATTTTGGCCCTATTCTTTTTGAAAAAGCTTGTGGTTCGGCTGAAGGTCAAAATGAAAGTAGAGGAAGTCCCCGATTTGGTCCTTTATGCGGCCATGGGGGTCATTTTTGGGGGAAGGTTGGGGTATGTCCTTTTTTATAATTTCGATTTTTATTGGAATCATCCAGGACGAATTATTGCCATCTGGGAAGGTGGGATGTCTTTTCATGGGGGTTTGTTGGGAGTGTTGGTGGCGGGCTCTCTTTTTTGTTGGAAGAGGGGATACTCCTTTCATGAGGTAGCCGATTTGGCAGGAGTGGTGGCCCCCATGGGCTTGTTTTTTGGGCGGATTGGAAATTTCATTAACGGTGAACTTTATGGCAGGGCGACGGATGTTCCCTGGTGTATGGTTTTTCCAACGGGAGGGGATATATGCCGTCATCCGTCTCAGCTTTACCAAGCGTTTTTAGAAGGGGCAACTCTATTTACAATCCTTTGGGTGTTAAGCCGGAAGCCCTTGCCCAGGGGAGTTCTTTTTTGGACCATGATCATGGGTTATGGGGGGTTTCGGTTTTTTGTTGAATTTTTTAGGGAACCCGATGCTCACCTAGGTTTTATTATGGGGCCTTTTTCTATGGGGCAGGTTTTAAGTTTTCCAATGTTTGGGCTAGGTTTTGTGATGCTCATCGTCCTTTTAAATAAACACACCCCTCCGGAAGAGGCCAAAATGAAAAGAAAAAGGAAAAAGGATTAA